In the genome of Fusobacterium perfoetens, one region contains:
- a CDS encoding sugar kinase has protein sequence MFNFSEKRFDVVSCGEIIMRLSPAVGKVLVQDGPLDRNLGGAELNVVTGISSLGGKTSFLSKIPDHDLGTYAKRCINLSGVNSDFLVYDSSKNKRLALYYYEYGASPRKPSVVYDRNDSSFQFFSSNELNDEVYSQTKVFHTSGISLGLCENSKQLVKDLIKNFKEAGAVISFDVNFRRNLWGDEKYAREEIEKILPSIDILFASEETLRKMFGQTGDMKDIMRNFTKEHNISLLISTQRTVNSPKSHNFTSIIYSSVNDEFYFEEPYENIEIVDRIGSGDAYVAGALYGLTHFDCPKKALKFGNALGALKNTLLGDVVCFSKANVEAIIKDHEEGSTSEMNR, from the coding sequence ATGTTTAACTTTTCAGAAAAAAGATTTGATGTTGTTTCTTGCGGAGAAATTATAATGAGATTATCTCCAGCAGTTGGAAAAGTTTTAGTTCAAGATGGACCTCTTGATAGAAATTTAGGTGGAGCTGAACTTAATGTCGTTACAGGAATATCTTCATTAGGTGGAAAAACATCATTCTTATCAAAAATTCCTGATCATGACTTAGGAACATATGCTAAAAGATGTATAAACTTAAGCGGAGTAAACTCAGATTTCTTAGTTTACGACTCATCTAAAAATAAAAGACTTGCTCTTTACTATTATGAATATGGAGCATCTCCAAGAAAACCTAGCGTTGTTTATGATAGAAATGATTCTTCATTCCAATTTTTCTCATCTAATGAGTTAAATGATGAAGTTTATTCACAAACAAAAGTTTTCCATACAAGTGGAATCTCTTTAGGACTTTGTGAAAATTCTAAACAATTAGTAAAAGATCTTATTAAAAACTTCAAAGAAGCTGGAGCTGTTATATCTTTTGATGTTAACTTCAGAAGAAATCTTTGGGGTGATGAAAAATACGCAAGAGAAGAAATTGAAAAAATACTTCCTAGTATAGATATTCTTTTTGCTTCTGAAGAAACTTTAAGAAAAATGTTTGGTCAAACTGGAGATATGAAAGATATTATGAGAAACTTTACTAAAGAACATAATATTTCTCTTTTAATATCAACTCAAAGAACAGTAAACTCTCCAAAATCTCATAATTTCACTTCTATTATTTATAGCAGTGTTAATGATGAATTTTATTTTGAAGAGCCTTATGAAAATATAGAAATTGTAGATAGAATCGGTAGTGGAGATGCCTATGTAGCTGGAGCTTTATATGGTTTAACTCATTTTGATTGTCCTAAAAAAGCTTTAAAATTTGGTAACGCTCTTGGAGCTTTAAAAAATACTCTATTAGGAGACGTTGTTTGCTTCTCTAAAGCAAATGTTGAAGCTATCATTAAAGATCACGAAGAAGGTTCTACCTCTGAGATGAATAGATAA
- a CDS encoding bifunctional 2-keto-4-hydroxyglutarate aldolase/2-keto-3-deoxy-6-phosphogluconate aldolase → MLKKHQTIERIINTGIVAVVRSESIEEGVRISKACVEGGIPAIEVTYTVPGATDVIKALKKEFSEDELIVGAGTVLDAATARIAILAGAEYIVSPGFDEETAKLCNLYQIPYMPGCMTITEMMRAMELGSDIIKLFPGSAFGPSFVKAVKAPLPQVNIMPTGGVSLDNIDEWFKNGVVAVGAGGKLASGTSESIKATAQEFVRKIKEIRNK, encoded by the coding sequence TTGTTAAAAAAACATCAAACTATTGAAAGAATTATAAATACTGGTATTGTTGCTGTTGTAAGAAGTGAAAGCATAGAAGAAGGAGTTAGAATTTCTAAAGCTTGCGTTGAAGGAGGAATCCCAGCTATCGAAGTTACTTACACAGTACCTGGAGCTACTGATGTTATAAAAGCGTTAAAAAAAGAATTTTCAGAAGATGAATTAATCGTTGGAGCTGGAACTGTATTAGATGCTGCTACTGCTAGAATCGCTATATTAGCTGGAGCTGAATATATTGTTTCTCCTGGATTTGACGAAGAAACTGCAAAATTATGTAATCTTTACCAAATACCATATATGCCTGGTTGCATGACTATTACTGAAATGATGAGAGCTATGGAACTTGGTTCTGATATTATAAAATTATTCCCTGGAAGTGCTTTTGGACCATCTTTTGTAAAAGCTGTAAAAGCACCTCTTCCACAAGTAAATATTATGCCTACTGGTGGAGTTAGTCTTGATAATATAGATGAATGGTTTAAAAATGGAGTTGTAGCTGTTGGAGCTGGAGGAAAACTTGCTTCTGGAACAAGTGAATCTATAAAAGCTACTGCTCAAGAATTTGTTAGAAAAATAAAAGAAATTAGAAATAAATAA